From Panthera uncia isolate 11264 chromosome X, Puncia_PCG_1.0, whole genome shotgun sequence, the proteins below share one genomic window:
- the RTL3 gene encoding LOW QUALITY PROTEIN: retrotransposon Gag-like protein 3 (The sequence of the model RefSeq protein was modified relative to this genomic sequence to represent the inferred CDS: inserted 2 bases in 2 codons; substituted 2 bases at 2 genomic stop codons): MVEDLAASCIALKFKNEILKAQVQWPMEQNVVLXAQIPELQKEPQKLPAWEPLASQEHQKTPMVKKLQKHPMAQEAYKALEVKKAQELPDTRDAPVAQKAQNSEHQDLPSSRSPRRYQETATHLEPLMLHEPLDPLDAQEFLEPSPLQESLKGLIAALASAGSEFPQSPSELEAEAFSLEYCLAFSGDVQKLSEFLVQLNSYMRVSXHVEAAVMSFVGKCFSDEAGMXFQPLLDIQSPLLEQFENFIXVLQDTFDNPENMEYVSHCIHQLCQREDPAHQYVIHFHLIAQELNWNESTLCIQFQEGLDSSIPDELSHTSPATVLSNLITQCLEDKLSCKPDPNPQGARHSEERPGPESSLAENQPVQASSNCLHLSEAEQAHCCEAHLWLCCGHPCHVARDCPVKLHHAQQAGNI, encoded by the exons ATGGTGGAGGACTTAGCAGCCTCCTGTATTGCTTTGAAGTTCAAGAATGAAATTCTGAAGGCCCAAGTGCAGTGGCCAATGGAACAAAATGTTGTCCTATAGGCTCAGATCCCAGAGCTCCAGAA AGAGCCCCAGAAGCTCCCAGCCTGGGAGCCCCTAGCTTCCCAGGAGCATCAGAAAACACCAATG GTCAAAAAGCTCCAGAAGCATCCAATGGCCCAGGAGGCCTACAAAGCCCTAGAAGTTAAGAAGGCCCAGGAGCTCCCAGATACCCGGGATGCCCCAGTGGCCCAGAAGGCCCAGAATTCAGAGCACCAAGATCTTCCAAGttccaggagccccaggaggtaCCAGGAAACTGCAACGCACCTGGAACCCCTAA TGCTCCATGAGCCCCTGGATCCTTTAGATGCCCAAGAATTCCTAGAGCCCTCACCACTCCAGGAGTCCCTAAAGGGTCTAATAGCTGCTTTGGCATCAGCAGGTTCAGAGTTCCCACAGTCCCCCAGTGAGCTAGAGGCTGAAGCTTTCTCCCTAGAATACTGTTTAGCCTTCAGCGGAGATGTCCAGAAGCTTTCTGAGTTCCTGGTTCAATTGAATAGTTACATGAGAGTCA TACATGTAGAAGCAGCTGTGATGAGCTTTGTTGGCAAGTGCTTCTCAGATGAGGCAGGGATGTGATTTCAGCCCTTACTAGATATACAAAGCCCCCTGCTGGAGCAATTTGAAAATTTCA CGGTGCTCCAGGATACTTTTGACAATCCAGAAAACATGGAATATGTCAGTCACTGCATCCATCAGCTCTGCCAAAGGGAGGATCCTGCACATCAGTATGTGATCCACTTCCATCTCATTGCTCAAGAGCTAAACTGGAATGAAAGCACTCTCTGCATACAATTTCAGGAAGGGCTTGACAGTTCTATACCAGATGAACTGTCTCACACAAGCCCAGCCACTGTCCTATCTAATCTGATCACTCAATGCCTAGAAGATAAGCTAAGCTGTAAACCTGATCCAAATCCACAAGGAGCAAGGCACTCTGAGGAAAGACCTGGGCCTGAAAGTTCACTAGCTGAAAACCAGCCTGTGCAAGCTTCAAGCAATTGCCTACACCTCAGTGAAGCTGAACAGGCCCACTGCTGTGAAGCCCACTTGTGGCTCTGCTGTGGTCATCCTTGTCATGTTGCCAGAGATTGTCCTGTCAAGCTTCATCATGCACAGCAGGCAGGAAACATTTGA